One stretch of Mastomys coucha isolate ucsf_1 unplaced genomic scaffold, UCSF_Mcou_1 pScaffold12, whole genome shotgun sequence DNA includes these proteins:
- the LOC116085954 gene encoding OX-2 membrane glycoprotein isoform X2, with protein sequence MVTYSKSHGVVIQPAYKDKINVTELGLWNSSITFWNTTLDDEGCYMCLFNTFGSRKVSGTACLTLYVQPIVHLHYSYFEDHLNITCSATARPAPAIAWKGTGTGIDNSTESHSHSNGTTSVTSILRVKDPKTQVGKEVICQVLYLGTVIDYKQSLDKGFWFSVPLLLSIVSLVILLVLISILLYWKRHRNQERGESSQGMQRMK encoded by the exons ATGGTCACTTACAGCAAAAGCCATGGGGTTGTAATCCAGCCTGCCTACAAAGACAAGATAAACGTCACTGAGCTGGGACTCTGGAACTCAAGCATCACCTTCTGGAACACAACATTGGATGATGAGGGTTGCTACATGTGTCTCTTCAACACGTTTGGTTCTAGGAAGGTGTCAGGAACAGCTTGCCTTACCCTCTATG TACAGCCCATAGTACACCTTCACTACAGCTATTTTGAAGACCACCTAAACATCACTTGCTCTGCGACTGCCCGTCCAGCCCCTGCCATCGCCTGGAAGGGTACTGGGACAGGAATTGATAATAGTACTGAGAGTCACTCCCATTCAAATGGGACTACGTCTGTCACCAGCATCCTCCGTGTCAAAGACCCCAAAACTCAGGTTGGGAAGGAAGTGATCTGCCAGGTTTTATACCTGGGGACTGTGATTGACTACAAACAGAGTCTAGACAAAG GATTTTGGTTTTCAGTTCCACTGTTGCTAAGCATTGTTTCTCTGGTAATTCTTCTGGTCTTGATCTCCATCTTACTATACTGGAAACGTCACCGAAATCAGGAGCGGGGTGAGTCATCACAGGGGATGCAAAGAATGAAATAA
- the LOC116085954 gene encoding OX-2 membrane glycoprotein isoform X3, with translation MMRVATCVSSTRLVLGRCQEQLALPSMPIVHLHYSYFEDHLNITCSATARPAPAIAWKGTGTGIDNSTESHSHSNGTTSVTSILRVKDPKTQVGKEVICQVLYLGTVIDYKQSLDKGFWFSVPLLLSIVSLVILLVLISILLYWKRHRNQERGESSQGMQRMK, from the exons ATGATGAGGGTTGCTACATGTGTCTCTTCAACACGTTTGGTTCTAGGAAGGTGTCAGGAACAGCTTGCCTTACCCTCTATG CCCATAGTACACCTTCACTACAGCTATTTTGAAGACCACCTAAACATCACTTGCTCTGCGACTGCCCGTCCAGCCCCTGCCATCGCCTGGAAGGGTACTGGGACAGGAATTGATAATAGTACTGAGAGTCACTCCCATTCAAATGGGACTACGTCTGTCACCAGCATCCTCCGTGTCAAAGACCCCAAAACTCAGGTTGGGAAGGAAGTGATCTGCCAGGTTTTATACCTGGGGACTGTGATTGACTACAAACAGAGTCTAGACAAAG GATTTTGGTTTTCAGTTCCACTGTTGCTAAGCATTGTTTCTCTGGTAATTCTTCTGGTCTTGATCTCCATCTTACTATACTGGAAACGTCACCGAAATCAGGAGCGGGGTGAGTCATCACAGGGGATGCAAAGAATGAAATAA
- the LOC116085954 gene encoding OX-2 membrane glycoprotein isoform X1 codes for MGSPVFRRPFCHLSTYSLIWGMAAVALSTAQVEVVTQDERRGLHTTASLRCSLKTSQEPLIVTWQKKKAVSPENMVTYSKSHGVVIQPAYKDKINVTELGLWNSSITFWNTTLDDEGCYMCLFNTFGSRKVSGTACLTLYVQPIVHLHYSYFEDHLNITCSATARPAPAIAWKGTGTGIDNSTESHSHSNGTTSVTSILRVKDPKTQVGKEVICQVLYLGTVIDYKQSLDKGFWFSVPLLLSIVSLVILLVLISILLYWKRHRNQERGESSQGMQRMK; via the exons GTATTCAGGAGACCTTTCTGCCATCTCTCCACCTACAGCCTGATTTGGGGCATGGCAGCAGTAGCGCTGAGCACAGCTCAAG TGGAAGTGGTGACCCAGGATGAAAGAAGAGGGCTGCACACAACTGCATCCTTACGATGTTCTCTAAAAACATCCCAGGAGCCCTTGATTGTGACATGGCAAAAAAAGAAAGCCGTAAGCCCAGAAAACATGGTCACTTACAGCAAAAGCCATGGGGTTGTAATCCAGCCTGCCTACAAAGACAAGATAAACGTCACTGAGCTGGGACTCTGGAACTCAAGCATCACCTTCTGGAACACAACATTGGATGATGAGGGTTGCTACATGTGTCTCTTCAACACGTTTGGTTCTAGGAAGGTGTCAGGAACAGCTTGCCTTACCCTCTATG TACAGCCCATAGTACACCTTCACTACAGCTATTTTGAAGACCACCTAAACATCACTTGCTCTGCGACTGCCCGTCCAGCCCCTGCCATCGCCTGGAAGGGTACTGGGACAGGAATTGATAATAGTACTGAGAGTCACTCCCATTCAAATGGGACTACGTCTGTCACCAGCATCCTCCGTGTCAAAGACCCCAAAACTCAGGTTGGGAAGGAAGTGATCTGCCAGGTTTTATACCTGGGGACTGTGATTGACTACAAACAGAGTCTAGACAAAG GATTTTGGTTTTCAGTTCCACTGTTGCTAAGCATTGTTTCTCTGGTAATTCTTCTGGTCTTGATCTCCATCTTACTATACTGGAAACGTCACCGAAATCAGGAGCGGGGTGAGTCATCACAGGGGATGCAAAGAATGAAATAA